The following are encoded in a window of Balaenoptera ricei isolate mBalRic1 chromosome 1, mBalRic1.hap2, whole genome shotgun sequence genomic DNA:
- the TTF2 gene encoding transcription termination factor 2 isoform X2: protein MEVVGCPQHGTLCILKTGVRDGPNKGKSFYVCRADTCSFVRATDIPVSHCLLHEDFVVELQGLFLSQGKKEYRLFFRCVRSKAEGKQWCGNIPWQDPNSKEHSVTSKSRHASEPSRYPSSQQRNPFKLVDKNQEPSLRKQFIKGEDEEKTAGRKQREKGDPLLDQKKEQKPESKCWTEKDLSSGLAVKKKQSAVQETRRGEKTEFHSAAKEVEGMHKRNLSEMKSKQVRGSELRGPSASQEKSNGESHSVQKESEPPREKDTKTLPRIVHSQHPISQPLKGGHLSKEHPKSWEARETKAKNDPSTQTCHKSLLQGHLQAQLEARDTPAPKGPAAQPAPPAAGHPQGERRDADTRGGDSEEDDVVFVSSKPGSPLLFDLTLDSQKKENLKCPGQSVQRKIPPDSGVSKKGESSDPAAQRVYLTTQLKQKKRTLASVNIQALPDKGQKLFKQLQELEDALSALALSPEQGINEKSNTQVPQQSNFTKTTTDPPQLVPPKPLQGRDLQPLGCLGLKAARQEAAGGSDQCCGGPMSQDRLRSVWQITSEAIDELHRSLESRPGETAVAEDPAGLKIPLLLHQKQALAWLLWRESQKPRGGILADDMGLGKTLTMIALILTQKNQEKNKEKDKTTGLAWLSKNDSSEFPSHGTLIICPASLIHHWKNEVEKCVSNNKLRVYLYHGSNRDQRAKALSTYDIVVTTYSLLAKEIPTKKPEGEMPGANLSVEGISSPLLRVVWARIILDEAHNVKNPRVQTSLAVCKLQAQARWAVTGTPIQNNLLDVYSLLKFLRCSPFDELSLWKSQVDNGSKKGEERLNILTKSLLLRRTKDQLDPTGKPLVVLPQRKFQLHHLKLSEDEENVYSVLFARSRSAVQSYLKRHESGGSQSGRNLDNPFSRVAQEFGSSGPGLSVAADSQTSSTAHILSQLLRLRQCCCHLSLLKSALDPKELKSEGLVLSLDEQLRALTLSEFHNSEPSASVSLNGKCFKVELFDDRRESTKISSLLAELEAIRRNSGSQKSVIVSQWTSMLKVVTLHLKRHGLTYSTIDGSVNPKQRMDLVEAFNNSRGPQVMLISLLAGGVGLNLTGGNHLFLLDMH, encoded by the exons ATGGAAGTAGTTGGGTGTCCGCAGCACG GGACCTTATGTATTCTGAAGACCGGCGTCCGAGATGGCCCGAATAAAGGAAAGAGCTTCTACGTGTGCCGGGCGGACACATGCAGCTTCGTGCGGGCCACCGA catTCCTGTTTCTCATTGTTTATTGCATGAGGACTTTGTGGTAGAGCTTCAGGGTCTGTTTCTATCACAGGGCAAGAAAGAATACAG GTTATTCTTCCGATGTGTTAGAAGTAAGGCAGAGGGGAAGCAATGGTGTGGAAATATCCCATGGCAG GATCCTAATTCCAAAGAACATTCTGTAACCAGTAAGTCTCGGCATGCCTCTGAGCCATCTCGTTATCCTTCCAGCCAGCAGAGAAACCCGTTCAAGTTAGTTGACAAGAATCAAGAACCATCCCTCCGGAAGCAGTTCATCAAAGGTGAAGATGAGGAAAAGACAGCTGGtaggaagcaaagagaaaagggagaTCCACTCCTGGATCAAAAGAAGGAACAGAAGCCTGAATCTAAGTGCTGGACGGAGAAAGATCTCTCATCTGGCCTGGcggtaaagaaaaaacaatctgcTGTTCAAGAGACGCGGCGAGGGGAGAAGACAGAGTTTCATAGTGCAGCAAAGGAGGTTGAAGGGATGCACAAAAGAAACCTTTCTGAGATGAAATCCAAACAGGTCCGTGGGAGTGAGCTGAGAGGACCATCTGCATCTCAGGAGAAGTCAAATGGTGAGAGTCATTCTGTCCAAAAAGAATCAGAACCTCCAAGGGAAAAGGACACTAAGACTTTGCCTCGAATTGTTCACAGTCAACACCCAATAAGCCAGCCCCTGAAAGGGGGACACCTCAGCAAGGAGCACCCCAAGAGCTGGGAAGCTAGAGAAACAAAGGCAAAGAATGACCCAAGCACGCAGACCTGCCATAAGAGTCTGCTCCAGGGCCATTTGCAGGCACAGCTGGAGGCCCGGGACACGCCTGCTCCAAAGGGACCAGCTGCTCAGCCTGCACCGCCGGCCGCAGGGCATCCCCAGGGAGAGAGGCGAGATGCCGATACACGCGGTGGTGACAGTGAGGAAGATGACGTCGTTTTTGTTTCCTCTAAGCCAGGGAGCCCCTTGCTCTTTGACTTGACTCTAGACTCACAGAAGAAGGAGAACCTTAAATGCCCTGGTCAGAGTGTGCAAAGAAAAATTCCTCCTGACTCAGGCGTTTCCAAGAAGGGAGAATCTTCAGACCCAGCAGCCCAGCGTGTGTACCTCACAACACAGCTGAAACAAAAGAAG AGAACACTGGCATCTGTGAACATCCAGGCTCTTCCAGACAAGGGTCAGAAGTTGTTCAAGCAACTTCAGGAGCTGGAGGATGCACTCAGTGCCCTGGCCCTCTCCCCAGAGCAAG GCATTAATGAGAAGAGTAACACTCAAGTACCACAGCAGAGTAACTTCACCAAAACAACCACTGACCCTCCCCAGTTGGTGCCTCCCAAACCCCTGCAGGGCCGGGATCTCCAGCCTCTGGGTTGTCTAGGACTGAAGGCTGCCCGCCAGGAGGCTGCTGGAGGGTCTGATCAGTGCTGTGGAG GCCCCATGAGCCAAGATCGCCTTCGCTCAGTGTGGCAAATCACAAGTGAAGCCATTGATGAGCTGCATCGATCACTTGAGTCACGTCCTGGCGAGACAGCTGTGGCAGAGGATCCGGCTGGGTTGAAG ATCCCTTTGCTGCTGCACCAGAAGCAGGCATTAGCCTGGCTGCTATGGCGGGAAAGTCAGAAGCCACGAGGAGGAATTCTGG cGGATGATATGGGGTTAGGAAAAACCCTGACAATGATTGCACTCATCCTGACCCAGAAgaatcaagagaaaaacaaagaaaaggacaaaaccaCGGGTTTGGCTTGGCTTTCCAAAAATG ACTCCTCTGAGTTCCCTTCCCATGGAACACTAATCATCTGTCCTGCTTCCCTGATCCATCACTGGAAAAATGAGGTGGAGAAATGTGTGAGCAACAACAAACTAAGAGTCTACCTCTATCATGGGTCAAACCGGGATCAACGTGCAAAAGC CCTCTCCACATATGACATCGTGGTCACTACCTACAGCCTTCTGGCCAAGGAGATTCCCACAAAGAAGCCAGAGGGAGAGATGCCAGGTGCAAACCTCAGTGTGGAG GGTATCTCGTCACCTTTGCTTCGAGTAGTCTGGGCTCGAATCATATTGGATGAAGCTCACAATGTTAAGAATCCCCGAGTGCAGACTTCCTTGGCTGTGTGTAAGCTCCAAGCCCAAGCCCGTTGGGCTGTCACTGGAACCCCCATTCAGAACAACTTGTTGGACGTGTATTCACTGCTGAA ATTTCTCCGTTGTTCTCCATTTGATGAACTCAGTCTGTGGAAGAGTCAGGTTGACAATGGttcaaagaaaggagaagaacgGTTAAATATTTTAACCAAGAGCCTTTTGCTGAGGAGAACAAAAGACCAGCTGGACCCCACCGGCAAGCCCTTG GTGGTGCTCCCCCAGCGTAAATTTCAGTTGCACCATTTAAAGCTTTCTGAAGATGAAGAGAATGTTTATAGTGTCCTTTTTGCAAGATCAAG GTCAGCTGTGCAGTCCTATCTAAAAAGACATGAAAGTGGGGGCAGCCAATCTGGAAGAAACCTTGATAATCCATTCAGTAGAG TGGCGCAGGAGTTTGGGTCCAGTGGGCCTGGGCTCTCGGTGGCAGCAGACTCGCAGACATCTAGCACCGCCCACATACTGTCACAGTTGCTGAGACTCCGCCAGTGTTGTTGTCATCTTTCTCTGCTGAAGTCG GCCCTGGATCCGAAAGAGCTGAAGAGTGAAGGCCTGGTCCTTTCCCTGGACGAGCAGCTCAGAGCCTTGACCTTGTCCGAATTCCATAACTCAGAGCCGTCTGCCTCCGTTTCCCTTAATGGCAAATGCTTCAAGGTGGAGCTTTTTGACGACAGGAGAGAGAGCACCAAG